The following are from one region of the Gloeomargarita lithophora Alchichica-D10 genome:
- the hemW gene encoding radical SAM family heme chaperone HemW, with protein MLGYLFNKRTRSGSAPKAAYVHIPFCQQKCHYCDFPVIVDNKPNSRRRSQYLETLRWEIKLTSSRQQPLTSVFFGGGTPSLLTPAELGQILQDLQQQFGCAEDVEISLEADPGTLGIHHLKEYQNLGVNRLSLGVQSFIPELLQISGRTHTVQDIETAILKIKECGWENWSLDLIQGLPGQTLDQWQFSLQKAIEAQPKHISVYDLTLEPKTRFYRDYPEDSPQLPGDELTAKMYCFAHEFLESHGFIHYEISNYAQPGYPCRHNLTYWQNQPYYGFGLGATSYVDQVRFQRPKTIKAYREWVEQQAVFGDVEMLDYPLEEKDELLEGLMLGLRLKEGINLTQLLKPFKGGIKDSLQSIIVNQLSRFQPEGWVGNQRNQWFLIPPQGFLMSNTVLQHIWLALDDITIL; from the coding sequence ATGCTTGGCTACCTTTTTAACAAACGCACCCGCTCTGGATCAGCACCCAAAGCGGCCTATGTCCACATCCCATTTTGTCAACAGAAATGCCATTACTGCGACTTTCCGGTGATTGTGGATAACAAACCCAATTCCCGGCGCCGGTCACAGTATTTGGAAACCCTGCGTTGGGAAATTAAACTCACGTCCTCCCGGCAACAACCATTAACTTCGGTCTTTTTTGGGGGGGGGACACCTTCGTTATTAACCCCGGCGGAATTGGGGCAAATTTTACAGGATTTGCAACAGCAATTTGGCTGTGCTGAGGATGTGGAAATTTCCCTGGAAGCCGACCCTGGAACATTGGGAATACATCATCTCAAAGAATATCAAAATTTGGGCGTGAATCGGTTAAGTTTAGGGGTGCAAAGTTTTATCCCAGAATTACTGCAAATTAGTGGTCGTACCCATACAGTTCAAGATATAGAAACGGCGATTCTTAAAATTAAAGAGTGCGGCTGGGAAAATTGGAGTTTAGATTTAATTCAAGGCTTACCCGGACAAACCTTAGACCAATGGCAATTCAGTTTACAAAAAGCGATAGAAGCCCAACCCAAACATATTTCTGTTTATGACCTAACTTTAGAGCCAAAAACCCGTTTTTATCGGGACTATCCAGAGGATTCTCCCCAATTACCAGGGGATGAATTGACAGCAAAAATGTATTGTTTTGCCCATGAATTTTTAGAAAGTCATGGTTTTATCCATTACGAAATTTCCAACTATGCCCAGCCCGGTTACCCATGTCGTCATAATCTCACCTATTGGCAGAACCAACCCTACTATGGTTTTGGATTGGGAGCCACCAGCTACGTTGACCAGGTACGTTTTCAACGCCCAAAAACCATCAAAGCCTATCGGGAATGGGTGGAGCAACAGGCCGTCTTTGGAGATGTGGAGATGCTCGATTACCCGTTAGAAGAAAAAGACGAATTACTCGAAGGTTTAATGTTAGGTTTACGGTTAAAGGAAGGCATCAATTTAACCCAATTACTCAAACCTTTTAAGGGGGGAATAAAAGATTCACTCCAGAGCATAATTGTCAATCAATTAAGCCGGTTTCAGCCGGAAGGTTGGGTGGGAAATCAGCGCAATCAATGGTTTTTGATTCCACCCCAAGGATTTCTCATGTCTAATACCGTCCTGCAACATATTTGGTTAGCCCTGGATGACATCACCATCCTTTAG
- the dxr gene encoding 1-deoxy-D-xylulose-5-phosphate reductoisomerase: protein MKRITILGATGSIGTQTLDIVTQYPQKFQVVGLTAGRNINLFAQQIRQFQPEIVALQNADLIPELQTAIKGMQPQPQILAGADGIAAVAGYGDAEIVVTGIVGCAGLLPTIAAIRAGKNIALANKETLIAGGPVILPLLSEYGVKLLPADSEHSAIFQCLQGVPDGGLRKIILTASGGAFRDWPVEKMSQVTVADALKHPNWSMGQKITIDSATLMNKGLEVIEAHYLFDLAYDRIQIVIHPQSIIHSLIEVQDTSVLAQLGWPDMRLPLLYSLSWPERLATPWKSLDLVSVSSLTFREPDHQKYPCMNLAYAAGRVGGAMPAVLNAANEQAVSLFLAEKISFADIPRLIESACSGYESMNTKMPNLEQILTADRWARERVLASSQIPVPVLL from the coding sequence GTGAAACGCATTACCATTTTGGGCGCAACGGGTTCCATTGGGACACAAACCCTCGATATTGTTACCCAATATCCCCAGAAATTTCAGGTGGTGGGCTTAACCGCTGGACGTAATATTAATTTATTTGCCCAACAAATTCGTCAGTTTCAACCCGAAATTGTGGCTCTGCAAAATGCGGATTTAATCCCCGAATTACAGACTGCAATTAAAGGGATGCAACCCCAACCCCAAATCCTCGCTGGAGCGGATGGAATTGCTGCCGTTGCCGGTTATGGGGATGCGGAAATTGTGGTGACCGGTATCGTTGGTTGTGCGGGGTTATTGCCTACCATTGCCGCCATTCGTGCCGGGAAAAATATCGCTTTAGCCAACAAAGAAACCCTGATCGCCGGGGGGCCAGTGATTTTACCGTTACTCTCCGAATATGGGGTGAAACTATTACCCGCCGACTCGGAACATTCGGCTATTTTTCAATGTTTGCAAGGCGTACCCGATGGGGGATTACGCAAAATTATTCTCACCGCATCCGGGGGGGCATTTCGGGACTGGCCGGTGGAAAAAATGAGTCAGGTTACGGTTGCCGATGCCCTGAAACATCCGAATTGGAGTATGGGGCAAAAAATTACTATTGATTCGGCAACTTTAATGAATAAAGGTTTAGAAGTGATCGAAGCCCATTATTTATTTGATTTGGCTTATGACCGGATTCAAATTGTGATTCATCCCCAAAGTATTATCCATTCTTTGATTGAAGTGCAGGATACTTCTGTGTTAGCGCAATTGGGTTGGCCGGATATGCGTTTGCCCCTGTTGTATAGTTTGTCTTGGCCGGAACGTTTAGCTACTCCTTGGAAATCCTTGGATTTAGTCAGTGTCAGTAGTTTGACGTTTCGGGAACCGGATCATCAGAAGTATCCCTGCATGAATTTAGCCTACGCCGCTGGCCGAGTCGGAGGAGCCATGCCTGCGGTTTTGAATGCGGCTAATGAGCAGGCGGTGAGTTTATTTCTAGCCGAAAAAATTAGCTTTGCCGATATTCCCCGCTTGATTGAAAGTGCTTGTTCTGGTTACGAATCAATGAATACAAAAATGCCTAACCTAGAGCAAATTTTAACGGCAGACCGTTGGGCTAGGGAAAGGGTATTAGCATCCTCTCAAATTCCCGTACCAGTTCTTCTCTAA
- a CDS encoding cysteine desulfurase family protein, with protein MRPIYLDYHATTPLEERVWEAMMPYWREKFGNPASRGHYYGWEAQAAVELAREQVAASLNSTPESIIFTSGATEANNLAIKGVAAAYHAQGRHLVTVQTEHRAVLDTCRYLESLGFSVTYLPVQADGLLDVELLRQSLRPETILVSVMAANNEIGVLQPLAEIGAICRERGILLHTDAAQAAGKIPLDVQALPIDLLSLTAHKIGGPRGVGALFVRRDTPRVQLVPQLHGGAQEQGWRAGTLAVPLLVGLATALTLTLAEQEVEQARLLALRTDLWQELQKLDDVLLNGAWSPRLAGNLNVTFPGVNGAELHQHLQPVMAVSSGSACSTGQPSHVLQALGRSVQAAASSVRFGLGRGTTAGEIQQVVNHFQEILPLLRQKSYIRT; from the coding sequence ATGCGTCCGATTTATTTGGATTATCACGCCACTACGCCCCTGGAGGAACGGGTCTGGGAGGCCATGATGCCCTATTGGCGGGAGAAATTTGGGAATCCGGCCAGCCGGGGGCATTATTACGGTTGGGAGGCGCAAGCGGCGGTGGAACTGGCACGGGAGCAGGTGGCGGCCAGTTTGAATAGCACCCCGGAGAGCATTATTTTCACCAGCGGGGCAACGGAGGCCAATAACCTGGCGATTAAGGGGGTGGCGGCGGCCTATCATGCCCAGGGACGACACCTGGTTACGGTGCAGACGGAACATCGGGCGGTGTTGGACACCTGCCGCTATCTGGAATCCCTGGGCTTTAGCGTCACCTATCTGCCGGTGCAGGCCGATGGTCTGCTCGATGTGGAACTTCTGCGCCAATCCCTGCGCCCGGAGACAATTTTGGTGTCGGTGATGGCGGCCAATAATGAAATCGGGGTGCTGCAACCCTTGGCGGAGATAGGAGCGATTTGCCGGGAGCGGGGGATTTTATTGCACACGGATGCGGCGCAAGCGGCGGGGAAAATTCCTTTGGATGTGCAAGCGTTACCCATTGATTTATTGTCCCTCACTGCCCACAAAATTGGGGGGCCGCGGGGGGTGGGGGCGTTGTTTGTCCGGCGGGATACCCCCCGTGTCCAGCTCGTACCCCAACTGCATGGAGGGGCGCAGGAGCAGGGGTGGCGAGCAGGTACATTGGCAGTACCTTTACTGGTGGGTTTGGCAACGGCCTTGACTTTGACGCTGGCAGAACAGGAGGTGGAACAAGCCCGGTTATTGGCTCTGCGGACTGATCTATGGCAAGAGTTACAAAAACTAGATGATGTACTGTTAAATGGAGCCTGGTCGCCCCGGTTGGCCGGGAATTTGAATGTGACGTTTCCAGGGGTGAATGGGGCGGAACTCCACCAACATTTACAGCCTGTGATGGCGGTGTCCTCCGGGTCGGCGTGCAGTACGGGACAGCCGTCCCATGTCTTACAGGCGTTGGGGCGGTCGGTGCAGGCGGCGGCGAGTTCTGTGCGGTTTGGGTTGGGGCGGGGGACGACGGCGGGGGAAATCCAACAGGTGGTGAATCATTTTCAGGAAATCCTGCCCCTATTGCGCCAGAAAAGCTATATTAGGACATGA
- a CDS encoding protein kinase domain-containing protein: MKGVDRHWLRAGLVGLISTGLVLLVRGWGGLQPVDLWSYDLWLYRQAASSQHERFLVVMVTDEDLVRLGQDQVTLATWQKLLFRLAELRPRVVGLALPPSAQLTADQWQAQLAALSLAQVPVVVGCPLEMPWEATGILLVPVARTGIAQTASTYLAEDEGDQRVRRYSLGGTFPTGTPLTCQPSHSLGLLVAVNDLALQGITPRLEGQTLHLGRGQWRPLHANSGPYRGLRVQGWQMLLRYNPATFEQVSLWQALHELQANQVQGRVVLVGEQLQANGQPWLRTPWGQRQPHILFHAQAVAQILDQAVGGRGGVDYWSEGWELVWIGVWGLLGVGLLGYGRRVLGLGMGGAGLIVSIWALSGSTWIPLAAPLLVWGLVLGAAPWCVQRRSQLPAPPPDGTTEPSLPQGSFADSGLQWNGVQVGESNRYLLQQHLGGGGMGDVFLAMDQHLRKPVAVKILTRLPTETAHGDQIIRRFQREITVTAKINSIHIVQVSDSGIIQNQVPFYVMEYLRGESLGSLIRQEAPLPVARTVTILSQVCVGLQAAHSHNIIHRDLKPDNIFVMPGSLGEELVKILDFGIARVIQDTEPATQLTAVGSFLGTYRYASPEQCDGRARLADQRADIYSVGLIAYEMLTGTNPFGIGDNSHRQQWLRCHVQMEPIPIRSQAFGEQVPPGLARVIMACLAKKPSERYPDALRLGQALQDFTEVFLA; this comes from the coding sequence GTGAAGGGGGTTGACCGACACTGGTTGCGGGCGGGACTGGTAGGGTTGATCAGTACCGGCCTCGTTTTGTTGGTGCGGGGATGGGGTGGTCTGCAGCCGGTGGATTTGTGGAGTTATGACCTGTGGTTATACCGACAGGCAGCATCTAGCCAGCATGAGCGGTTTCTGGTGGTGATGGTTACGGATGAGGATTTGGTGCGGCTGGGGCAGGATCAGGTGACGCTGGCGACCTGGCAAAAACTCCTGTTTCGGCTGGCGGAACTGCGCCCGCGGGTGGTGGGTTTGGCTTTACCTCCCTCGGCTCAGCTAACGGCTGACCAGTGGCAGGCGCAACTGGCGGCATTGAGCTTGGCTCAGGTGCCGGTGGTGGTGGGGTGTCCCCTGGAGATGCCCTGGGAAGCGACTGGGATTTTACTCGTCCCCGTTGCCCGCACGGGTATTGCCCAAACCGCCAGTACCTACTTGGCTGAGGATGAGGGCGACCAGCGGGTGCGACGGTATTCCTTGGGCGGGACATTCCCAACAGGTACCCCCCTGACCTGTCAACCCAGCCACTCCCTGGGGTTGTTGGTGGCGGTGAATGATTTAGCACTCCAGGGCATTACCCCCCGGTTGGAGGGGCAAACCCTGCATTTGGGGCGGGGGCAGTGGCGACCTCTGCACGCCAATAGCGGCCCTTACCGAGGGCTACGGGTACAGGGCTGGCAAATGCTGCTGCGCTATAATCCGGCGACCTTTGAGCAAGTTAGCCTGTGGCAGGCATTGCATGAACTCCAAGCCAACCAGGTGCAGGGGCGGGTGGTGTTGGTGGGGGAGCAACTGCAGGCCAATGGGCAACCCTGGTTGCGGACACCCTGGGGACAACGGCAACCCCACATCCTCTTTCATGCCCAGGCGGTGGCACAAATCCTCGACCAGGCGGTGGGTGGCCGGGGTGGGGTGGATTACTGGTCGGAAGGTTGGGAATTGGTTTGGATTGGGGTTTGGGGACTATTGGGGGTGGGATTGTTGGGCTATGGCCGCCGGGTACTGGGGTTGGGTATGGGGGGAGCCGGGTTAATTGTATCAATTTGGGCTTTGAGCGGTTCCACCTGGATACCGTTGGCCGCACCTCTGCTGGTGTGGGGATTGGTTTTGGGGGCGGCGCCCTGGTGTGTCCAGCGTCGTTCCCAACTTCCTGCGCCCCCCCCCGATGGCACCACCGAACCCAGCCTTCCCCAGGGTAGTTTTGCCGATTCGGGGCTTCAGTGGAACGGGGTGCAGGTGGGGGAAAGCAACCGTTATCTGCTCCAACAGCACTTGGGGGGTGGGGGGATGGGGGATGTGTTTCTCGCTATGGATCAGCATTTACGCAAACCCGTGGCGGTAAAAATCCTCACCCGTTTACCCACGGAAACGGCGCACGGGGATCAGATTATCCGCCGGTTTCAACGGGAAATCACCGTGACGGCTAAAATCAACAGTATTCACATTGTCCAAGTCAGTGACAGCGGCATTATCCAAAATCAGGTGCCCTTTTACGTCATGGAATACCTGCGGGGCGAAAGTTTGGGGAGTTTGATTCGTCAGGAAGCCCCCTTGCCGGTCGCCCGCACCGTCACTATTTTGAGCCAGGTGTGTGTGGGGTTGCAGGCGGCTCATAGTCATAACATTATCCATCGGGATTTGAAACCGGACAATATCTTTGTCATGCCGGGTTCCCTGGGGGAAGAATTGGTAAAAATCCTGGATTTTGGCATCGCCCGGGTGATCCAAGACACGGAACCGGCCACCCAACTCACCGCCGTGGGCAGTTTTCTGGGCACCTACCGCTATGCCTCCCCGGAGCAATGCGATGGTCGGGCACGGTTGGCGGATCAACGGGCGGACATTTATAGCGTGGGGCTAATTGCCTACGAAATGCTCACCGGCACCAACCCCTTTGGCATCGGCGACAATAGCCATCGGCAACAATGGTTGCGGTGCCATGTGCAGATGGAACCCATTCCGATTCGGAGCCAAGCGTTTGGGGAGCAGGTTCCTCCTGGCCTCGCCCGGGTGATCATGGCCTGCCTCGCCAAAAAACCCTCCGAACGTTACCCGGATGCACTGCGCCTGGGGCAAGCCCTCCAGGATTTTACGGAAGTATTTTTAGCCTAG
- a CDS encoding glutamate-5-semialdehyde dehydrogenase has protein sequence MVAPELLQIAQQARAAAQKLVTLDTLAKNQALAAITEALQTQQAAILQANQTDMERSEQEELPMALLQRLKLSPDKLASNIQGVRDVMNLPDPVGQRQLHRELDAGLILERVTCPLGVLGVIFEARPEAVIQITALALKSGNAVILKGGQEATHSCQVLVQAIHRGLQGTAIPPTAVQLLTTRAEIQQLLELDQYVNLLIPRGSNAFVRYIQDHSRIPVLGHADGLCHLYIDQQVDIPQAMALAVDSKTQYPAACNAIETLLVHQAIAPEFLPPCAAALVAQGVKLRGDEATQKIIPVAPASEADWGTEYLDLVLAIKIVDSLETAITHINTYGSGHTEAIATTDAQAAAQFVAQVDAAGVYHNCSTRFADGFRYGFGAEVGISTQRLPPRGPVGLEGLVTYKYRLWGNGQVVATYSGDQAKSFAHRDLPL, from the coding sequence ATGGTTGCCCCCGAATTGCTCCAGATTGCCCAGCAGGCTCGTGCGGCGGCGCAGAAGTTGGTGACTTTAGATACGCTGGCGAAAAATCAGGCTCTGGCGGCCATTACCGAAGCATTACAGACACAACAAGCGGCCATTCTCCAGGCGAACCAGACGGATATGGAACGTTCCGAGCAGGAAGAGTTGCCGATGGCCTTACTGCAACGGCTGAAATTGTCCCCGGATAAGCTCGCCAGCAATATCCAAGGGGTGCGGGATGTGATGAACTTACCGGACCCGGTGGGGCAACGGCAACTGCACCGGGAATTGGATGCGGGTTTAATTTTAGAGCGGGTCACCTGTCCGTTGGGGGTGTTGGGGGTGATTTTTGAGGCGCGCCCGGAGGCGGTGATTCAGATTACGGCTTTGGCACTGAAGTCGGGCAATGCGGTGATCCTCAAAGGGGGGCAGGAGGCGACCCATTCCTGTCAGGTTTTGGTGCAGGCGATTCACCGGGGGTTGCAGGGGACAGCCATTCCCCCCACGGCGGTACAATTGCTCACCACGCGGGCGGAAATTCAACAACTCCTAGAACTAGATCAATATGTGAATCTGTTGATCCCCAGGGGTTCCAATGCCTTTGTGCGCTATATCCAAGACCATTCTCGGATTCCGGTTTTGGGTCATGCGGACGGGCTATGCCATCTGTACATTGACCAGCAGGTGGATATTCCCCAGGCGATGGCGTTGGCGGTAGATAGCAAAACCCAGTACCCGGCGGCTTGTAATGCCATTGAGACGTTATTAGTACATCAGGCGATAGCACCGGAGTTTTTACCTCCCTGTGCGGCGGCGTTGGTGGCTCAGGGGGTGAAACTGCGGGGGGATGAGGCCACCCAAAAAATTATCCCGGTGGCTCCCGCCAGTGAGGCGGACTGGGGCACGGAATATCTGGATTTGGTTTTGGCGATAAAAATTGTTGATTCCCTAGAAACGGCCATTACCCACATCAATACCTATGGTTCGGGGCACACGGAGGCGATTGCCACGACGGATGCCCAGGCGGCGGCGCAGTTTGTTGCCCAGGTGGATGCCGCCGGGGTCTATCACAACTGTTCCACCCGATTTGCGGATGGGTTTCGCTACGGGTTTGGGGCGGAGGTGGGCATCAGTACCCAACGGTTACCGCCCCGGGGGCCGGTGGGATTGGAGGGGTTGGTGACCTATAAGTATCGCCTCTGGGGCAATGGACAGGTGGTGGCGACCTACAGCGGCGACCAGGCCAAATCCTTTGCCCATCGGGATTTGCCGCTCTAG